Below is a window of Vibrio sp. SS-MA-C1-2 DNA.
GGTAAACTTAAAAAAACATTACCCAATTAAGCAGGGGATGTTTAAACCTGATGCGTTAGTTAAAGCATTAGATGGCGTCTCGTTTAAATTAGAACGTGGTAAAACATTAGCGGTAGTGGGTGAGTCTGGTTGTGGCAAATCAACCCTTGGTCGACTACTTACGATGATTGAAGAACCAACGGGCGGGGATTTAACGTTTCATGGTCAAGATCTGCTAAAGCGTGATCCTGAATCAGATAAACTGCGTCGTCAGAAAATTCAGATTATTTTTCAGAATCCATACGGTTCATTGAATCCACGTAAAAAAGTGGGACAGATATTAGAAGAGCCGTTGATTATCAACAGTGAACTGAGTGCGGCAGAGCGTAAGTCACGCGCCCTTGCTGTTATGAGTAAAGTGGGGTTGAAGACTGAACATTATGATCGTTATCCGCATATGTTCTCTGGTGGTCAGCGTCAACGTATCGCCATTGCACGTGGTTTAATGCTAGAACCTGATGTAGTGATTGCCGATGAACCTGTTTCTGCGCTCGATGTGTCGGTTCAAGCTCAAGTGCTGAACTTAATGATGGATCTGCAAGAGGAGATGGGACTTTCTTATATCTTTATCTCTCATGATCTTTCTGTGGTTGAGCATATTGCCGATGAAGTGATGGTCATGTATTTAGGTCGCTGTGTTGAGAAGGGAAGTAAAGAACAGATCTTCTCAAATCCACAACACCCTTATACACAAGCACTACTCTCAGCGACACCGCGTTTAAATCCAGACCATCGTGGCGAGCGTATTAAATTAACCGGTGAGCTACCAAGCCCATTAAACCCACCAAAAGGGTGTGCGTTCCATGCGCGTTGTCGTTATGCCAATGATCGTTGTAATAATAACCAACCGGGTTTAACTCAAAGCCAAGGTGCGGAAGTTTCTTGTTTTGCAATAGAAGAAGCTCGTATTAATGGTTTAGAACAACAAGCGAGCTAATCGTTGACTGATAACGGCTTTAACTGAAGATGTAAACTAGTCAGAAGTTATCCCCGGATTGTTGATGAATATAAGCAAAAGTACCGATGAAAATTTCATTATGTACTTTTGCTTTTTTTATGTGATAAATCTCTCATTTTGTATTTTTATAGTAAATATTTCTCTTTATGTTATTTTAATTGGGATTTTTTTCTATAATTTGTTTTGTTGTGGGAAATAAAGCAAAGTTCTTCTCTTCACTCTCCTTTAATATATTACCTGTTGTTTCCAGTACAGAACTTCAATTACTGGTACTTAAGTGCAATGGCACAAGATTAAACAGAGATAGTTTATCAATTAGATATGGATGAGGTGATGAGATGAATAGAGCAAACTGGGTAAACTTTATCGCAAAGGTTAAGCAAGATGTTGTTCCGGCTTTAGGTTGTACTGAGCCAGTTTCTGTTGCCTTAGCTTCAGCTTTAGCCGTAGAGCAATTAGATCAAGTTTCACCTAATACGATATCTGCCACTATTGATTCTATCGCTGTTTTTGTCTCTCCTAATTTAATGAAAAATGGCATGGGAGTTGGTGTACCTGGTACGGGAATGGTTGGTCTACCTATTGCTGCCGCCGTTGGTGCGATAGCTGGAGATACTGACGCTGAGTTAGAAGTATTAAAAAACATTACTGATCAAGATGTAGATGTCGCTAAAAAGCTTCTAACGGAAGAACGAGTGACCGTTGCGGTTGCTGATGTCAGTAATATTTTATATGCAAAAGTAACCGTCAATCGTGCAGGGCACTTTGCTACTGTAACCATTGCAGATAGTCATACTAAAGTTCTCTCTATTGAAGTTGATGGCATGACCACCTATATCGCATCTACTGTTGAAATTTGTGATCTGGTAGAGACGCCTAAACCTACTGTTTTTTCTGATTGCAGTGTGGATGATCTTTATGATTTTGTACTCAATGTCGATTTAAAAGAGATTGAGTTTATCTCTCAAGCCTACCAATTAAATAATGCACTCTCAGCAGAAGGCTTAAGTCACGATTATGGCCTTCAAGTGGGGGCAACGTTTAAACGCAATGTTGATCGTGGTCTATTAGCAGGTGGTTTATTAACGGAAGTCTTGATTCGAACCTCAGCCGCTTCTGATGCGCGTATGGATGGTGCAATGCTCCCAGCAATGAGTAACTCGGGTTCTGGTAATCAGGGAATTGCTGCAACCATGCCTGTGGTGGTGACAGCGGAGTTTATTAAAGCCTCTCATGAGCAGACGGTTCGTGCTCTGATGTTATCTCATCTAATGGCGATTTATATTAAAAGCCATCAAAATAAATTATCTGCTCTTTGTGGTGCAAGTACCGCATCAATGGGGGCGGTAACGGCGATTACTTGGTTACTAGGCGGTAATCGAGATCAGATGAATAACGCGATCAATAATATGATTGGTGATGTTTCTGGTATGGTTTGTGATGGGGCAAAAACTGGCTGTGCAATGAAGGTGTCATCTTCAGCAAGTGCGGCAGTGAAAGCCGCATTAATGGCGTTAGATAATATTCGAGTTACGGGTAATGAAGGGATTGTTGCTGATGATGTTGATCACTCGATTGCAAATTTATCAGCATTAGCCAATGGTTCAATGACCCAAACTGATGCTCAGATTTTGGATATTATGGTTCATAAAGCATAAGGTTTGTGCTGATTAAATTTTTGTTTTAACAGGTAGGAGGGAATATCCTCTCTCCTATTCACCCTCTTACTACTTCTTCTTTCTCTCGTTTTTTTGTTTTTATTTTATTGATAATTAAGTGTTTTTTATTTATTAATTATACGCCTTATTGTCAATTAACTTACTTTTCATACTTGAAGTCGCTAGGTTGTTGGCTGCCTTCGTTCGCCCCAATCATATAGTGCACCTAGACTCATGGGTCCTCACTCACCCACTTGCCGCCAACTAGCAACGCCAATTATTTTAGGTGTATGTGCTCTATTCTTCAGTATTAACAGAATAGTTTTTGTTATCACCATTTATTTGTTATTAATTTATGTCATTATAAATAGTAATTGGAAATCATGTTTAAACGCAGGAAAGCTATGTCACGGATAAGACGCCATAATCAAGAGTTAATTATTTCAGTTGCAAGCCAACTTTTTGCAACACAAGGATATGCCGCGACTAAAATTGTTGATATTGCCAAAAAAGCGGATATCCCGAAGGCTAATATTTTTTACTACTTCAATTCTAAAGAAGCACTTTATCTCTCAGTCTTAAATACCATTACTAAACCATTATTAAGTGCATCACAATCACTTGAAAGTATTGATGATCCTGTCGAAGCATTAAATCGCTACATTATTACAAAGCTTAATATTTCTCGTGATTACCCTTATGCATCAAAAGTTTTTGCTAATGAAGTGATTTCAGG
It encodes the following:
- a CDS encoding serine dehydratase subunit alpha family protein translates to MNRANWVNFIAKVKQDVVPALGCTEPVSVALASALAVEQLDQVSPNTISATIDSIAVFVSPNLMKNGMGVGVPGTGMVGLPIAAAVGAIAGDTDAELEVLKNITDQDVDVAKKLLTEERVTVAVADVSNILYAKVTVNRAGHFATVTIADSHTKVLSIEVDGMTTYIASTVEICDLVETPKPTVFSDCSVDDLYDFVLNVDLKEIEFISQAYQLNNALSAEGLSHDYGLQVGATFKRNVDRGLLAGGLLTEVLIRTSAASDARMDGAMLPAMSNSGSGNQGIAATMPVVVTAEFIKASHEQTVRALMLSHLMAIYIKSHQNKLSALCGASTASMGAVTAITWLLGGNRDQMNNAINNMIGDVSGMVCDGAKTGCAMKVSSSASAAVKAALMALDNIRVTGNEGIVADDVDHSIANLSALANGSMTQTDAQILDIMVHKA
- a CDS encoding peptide ABC transporter ATP-binding protein; the encoded protein is MSEVAIPLLDAVNLKKHYPIKQGMFKPDALVKALDGVSFKLERGKTLAVVGESGCGKSTLGRLLTMIEEPTGGDLTFHGQDLLKRDPESDKLRRQKIQIIFQNPYGSLNPRKKVGQILEEPLIINSELSAAERKSRALAVMSKVGLKTEHYDRYPHMFSGGQRQRIAIARGLMLEPDVVIADEPVSALDVSVQAQVLNLMMDLQEEMGLSYIFISHDLSVVEHIADEVMVMYLGRCVEKGSKEQIFSNPQHPYTQALLSATPRLNPDHRGERIKLTGELPSPLNPPKGCAFHARCRYANDRCNNNQPGLTQSQGAEVSCFAIEEARINGLEQQAS
- a CDS encoding TetR/AcrR family transcriptional regulator, giving the protein MSRIRRHNQELIISVASQLFATQGYAATKIVDIAKKADIPKANIFYYFNSKEALYLSVLNTITKPLLSASQSLESIDDPVEALNRYIITKLNISRDYPYASKVFANEVISGAKSLPVDIHQQLLGQSKMIVNKFKLWQQQGLMDDIDPQHLIFMIWAMTQTYADFSWQICSVMGKSELDEIDFERAAELIIKLVINGCNIKAMPTA